In Halorubrum sp. PV6, a single window of DNA contains:
- a CDS encoding MBL fold metallo-hydrolase: protein MATELAEGVWRLDCRGVNAYLVFDDVPTLVDAGTPWDEAAIRTGLDDAGLSVEDVGRVLLTHYDLDHVGTLAAIAPDLDAPVYAYGFDAQLLRGTRSPPLRNHKGLIQRLGGLVTDLPDLDVVGLRDGETVGSFTAYHTPGHTPGHVAYVSAELGVALLGDLVSASDGDIEPSGWLISYDTEAVATSVRGLATHAPPFEVACVGHGDPLATGGDEAFARLAAEL from the coding sequence ATGGCGACCGAACTCGCGGAGGGCGTCTGGCGACTCGACTGCCGCGGCGTCAACGCGTATCTCGTCTTCGACGACGTGCCGACCCTCGTCGACGCCGGGACGCCGTGGGACGAGGCCGCGATCCGTACCGGACTCGACGACGCCGGCCTCTCGGTCGAGGACGTGGGGCGCGTGCTGCTCACGCACTACGACCTCGATCACGTCGGGACGTTGGCGGCGATCGCGCCCGACCTCGACGCACCCGTCTACGCCTACGGCTTCGACGCCCAGCTGCTCCGCGGGACACGCTCCCCGCCGCTCCGGAACCACAAGGGCCTGATACAGCGACTCGGCGGGCTCGTTACTGACCTCCCCGATCTCGACGTTGTCGGCCTCCGCGACGGTGAGACGGTCGGGTCGTTCACGGCGTACCACACCCCCGGCCACACGCCGGGTCACGTCGCGTACGTCAGCGCGGAACTCGGGGTCGCCCTGCTTGGCGACCTCGTCTCGGCGTCGGACGGCGACATCGAACCCTCCGGCTGGCTGATCAGTTACGACACGGAAGCAGTCGCGACGAGCGTTCGGGGGCTCGCGACGCACGCCCCGCCGTTCGAAGTCGCCTGCGTCGGACACGGCGACCCGCTCGCGACGGGCGGCGACGAGGCGTTCGCGCGGTTGGCGGCGGAACTGTAG
- a CDS encoding AMP-binding protein, with protein MRDWLSHRVVSSPDDTALIRAEDGEAWTYTDLDQLVSDIAGRLVAHGIEAGDRLGVLTPPYVGTVGLVHASMRIGATFVPLAEEFTGRELAQRVEGADLDAIVCADPTEDVALSAVEECESVDSVPVLSVDEPIAEEVTAVHGVDPEPVEPARWEESDYLCVLFTSGTTGDPKPVPLTAGNVYSSAVASAFRLGVEPEDRWLVSLSLHHMGGLAPVYRSALYGTTLVLREGFAPGGTADDIDSYDVTGISLVPTMLKRMLDRRGTLADSLRVVLLGGAPASEELLERCHDYSVPVYPTYGMTETASQIATATPRQTKDRLTTVGRPLFGIDVTIVDEDGTPAEPGATGEIVVDGPTVTPGYVETGSDDADGDALDRLAFGPHGLHTGDVGKIDDEGFLSVLNRLDDRIVTGGENVEPGEVIEVLRTFAPVEDAAVVGLDDEVWGERVSALLAVGDVDGVEPKGAAGSTDDESEETDADAVETGDDGAETGDEGEMDADGAGAGDNEAETDTDGDEADADAAETDDETTGDAEESEADEPAPPVVDEGELLSFARDRLAGFKIPKTVGYVDSLPRTVSGTVDRSAVRRLLREHGHDPRNGDADLETAGFEPADPADPDDQGDVAESVDGDEPGPVEDVGIDEAEPARDAAREEAEAADDDDSEDADSVEDATTDEGEGDGEAAAYIEDAEPQGDQTDE; from the coding sequence ATGCGGGACTGGCTATCTCACCGGGTCGTCTCCTCGCCGGACGACACCGCGCTGATCCGGGCCGAAGACGGGGAGGCGTGGACCTACACCGACCTCGATCAGTTGGTCTCCGACATCGCCGGGCGCCTCGTGGCACACGGGATCGAAGCCGGCGACCGCCTCGGCGTCCTCACGCCGCCGTACGTCGGGACCGTCGGGCTCGTCCACGCGTCGATGCGGATCGGCGCGACGTTCGTCCCGTTGGCCGAGGAGTTCACCGGGCGGGAACTCGCCCAGCGCGTGGAGGGGGCCGACCTCGACGCCATCGTGTGCGCCGATCCGACCGAGGACGTCGCGCTCAGCGCGGTCGAGGAGTGCGAGTCGGTCGATTCCGTCCCGGTGTTATCGGTCGACGAGCCGATAGCCGAGGAGGTGACGGCGGTCCACGGCGTCGATCCGGAGCCAGTCGAGCCCGCGCGTTGGGAGGAGTCGGACTACCTCTGTGTCCTGTTTACGTCCGGAACGACGGGCGACCCCAAGCCGGTGCCGCTGACCGCGGGCAACGTGTACAGTTCCGCCGTCGCCTCCGCGTTCCGACTGGGGGTCGAACCGGAGGATCGGTGGCTCGTGTCGCTGTCGCTCCACCACATGGGTGGGCTCGCCCCCGTGTATCGCTCCGCGTTGTACGGGACGACGCTGGTGTTGCGAGAGGGGTTCGCACCCGGCGGCACCGCAGACGACATCGACAGTTACGACGTGACCGGCATCTCGCTGGTGCCGACCATGCTCAAGCGGATGTTGGACCGACGCGGCACCCTCGCCGACTCCCTCCGCGTGGTGCTGCTCGGCGGGGCGCCGGCCTCCGAGGAGCTGCTCGAACGGTGTCACGACTACTCGGTCCCGGTGTACCCCACCTACGGGATGACGGAGACCGCCTCACAGATCGCGACCGCGACGCCCCGACAGACTAAGGACCGACTCACCACCGTCGGGCGCCCCCTGTTCGGCATCGACGTGACGATCGTCGACGAAGACGGGACGCCGGCAGAGCCCGGAGCGACCGGCGAGATCGTCGTCGACGGGCCGACGGTTACCCCCGGCTACGTCGAGACCGGCAGCGACGACGCGGACGGCGACGCCCTCGACCGATTGGCGTTCGGCCCGCACGGGCTTCACACCGGCGACGTGGGGAAAATCGACGATGAGGGGTTCCTCTCGGTCCTCAACCGCCTCGACGATCGGATCGTCACCGGCGGCGAGAACGTCGAACCCGGCGAAGTGATCGAGGTCCTCCGGACGTTTGCCCCGGTCGAGGACGCCGCGGTCGTCGGCCTCGACGACGAGGTGTGGGGCGAACGCGTGAGCGCGCTCCTCGCGGTCGGTGACGTGGACGGCGTCGAGCCGAAGGGGGCAGCCGGCTCGACCGACGACGAGAGCGAAGAGACGGACGCCGATGCGGTTGAGACGGGTGACGATGGGGCTGAGACGGGCGATGAAGGTGAGATGGACGCCGATGGGGCTGGAGCAGGCGACAATGAGGCCGAGACGGACACCGATGGGGATGAGGCGGACGCCGATGCGGCTGAGACGGACGACGAGACGACGGGGGACGCCGAGGAATCGGAAGCGGACGAACCGGCGCCGCCGGTCGTCGACGAAGGGGAACTCCTCTCGTTCGCCCGCGATCGGCTGGCAGGGTTTAAGATCCCGAAGACGGTCGGGTACGTGGACTCCCTTCCCCGGACCGTGTCTGGCACCGTCGATCGGTCGGCGGTGCGCCGACTGCTGCGCGAACACGGACACGACCCGCGGAACGGGGACGCCGACCTCGAAACGGCCGGGTTCGAGCCCGCCGACCCCGCTGACCCGGACGACCAGGGCGACGTAGCGGAATCGGTCGACGGCGACGAGCCCGGACCTGTCGAAGATGTCGGCATCGACGAGGCCGAGCCTGCGAGAGACGCAGCTCGGGAGGAGGCCGAGGCGGCCGACGACGACGACTCCGAGGACGCCGACTCCGTCGAAGATGCGACCACCGACGAGGGCGAAGGCGACGGCGAAGCGGCAGCCTACATCGAAGACGCGGAGCCGCAGGGCGACCAGACCGACGAATAA
- a CDS encoding acyl-CoA dehydrogenase family protein has product MDLLDDSIVPEHARDVKAEAREFAEEYITPNAEEYYESGDYPWEVLEAGMDAGLVAQDIGEEYGGKGFDLAQILAIAEEFYRADAGIALTLQLASFGAEMVEQYGTEAQKEEYLRPVAENDQISGLAVSEPETGSDLAGMTTKAEKVEGGYELTGEKYWVGNAVEADWLTVYAKTGDSDDRYSNYTLFIVETDSEGYEAEHIPEKMGMRASKQGHIVFEDCFVPEENVVGSEGGGFYVLADFFNHGRVIVGGHGLGLAAAAIEEAEDFVHGRNAFGRTINEFQAVQHTISDMRIGFEAARALNWRACEKVANNDNAGYWAALAKTKSTEVATDCAEKGMKLHGGRSNLTDRRIARVYRDVRIPVIYEGANDIQRNLIYRQSR; this is encoded by the coding sequence ATGGACTTGCTCGACGACAGCATTGTTCCGGAACACGCCAGAGACGTGAAAGCGGAGGCCCGCGAGTTCGCGGAAGAGTACATCACACCGAACGCCGAGGAGTACTACGAGTCGGGCGACTATCCCTGGGAAGTGTTAGAGGCGGGGATGGACGCCGGACTCGTCGCCCAAGACATCGGTGAGGAGTACGGCGGAAAGGGGTTCGACCTCGCGCAGATCCTCGCCATCGCCGAGGAGTTCTACCGCGCCGACGCCGGCATCGCGCTCACCCTCCAACTCGCGAGTTTCGGCGCCGAGATGGTCGAGCAGTACGGTACCGAAGCACAGAAAGAGGAGTATCTCCGTCCGGTCGCAGAAAACGACCAAATCTCGGGACTCGCCGTCTCCGAGCCAGAGACCGGCTCTGACCTCGCGGGGATGACGACAAAAGCCGAGAAGGTCGAGGGCGGCTACGAACTCACCGGCGAGAAGTACTGGGTCGGGAACGCCGTCGAGGCCGACTGGCTCACGGTGTACGCCAAGACCGGCGACAGCGACGACCGCTACTCGAACTACACCCTGTTCATCGTCGAGACGGACAGCGAGGGGTACGAGGCCGAACACATCCCCGAGAAGATGGGTATGCGCGCCTCCAAGCAGGGCCACATCGTCTTCGAGGACTGCTTCGTCCCCGAGGAGAACGTCGTCGGCAGCGAGGGCGGCGGCTTCTACGTCCTCGCCGACTTCTTCAACCACGGCCGCGTCATCGTCGGCGGGCACGGGCTGGGGCTCGCCGCCGCCGCCATCGAGGAGGCCGAGGACTTCGTGCACGGCCGCAACGCCTTCGGTCGCACGATAAACGAGTTCCAGGCCGTCCAACACACCATCTCGGATATGCGAATCGGCTTCGAGGCCGCGCGGGCGCTCAACTGGCGCGCCTGCGAGAAGGTCGCGAACAACGACAACGCGGGTTACTGGGCCGCGCTGGCGAAGACAAAGTCGACCGAAGTGGCCACCGACTGCGCCGAGAAGGGCATGAAGCTCCACGGCGGTCGCTCGAATCTCACGGACCGCCGGATCGCCCGCGTCTACCGCGACGTGCGGATCCCCGTCATCTACGAGGGCGCGAACGATATCCAGCGGAACCTCATCTACCGCCAGTCCCGCTGA
- a CDS encoding DNA mismatch repair protein: protein MRLEDYWGIGPKTSEQLTASLGTERAVAAIESADVRALVDAGLHRGRATRILRRANGEAGMDVLATGDARSVYDDLLTIAAGHALTDHAADRIRVLTPLADSDAVESRLDEIVAARDAWAALDDAERDRVVTAFDEYDAAEGSDLAAVETAVALQAVGLTDGPFEAVGELAGAELRDAADALADVRGAIDPMRAGEDGDIEVARGADEELDRRRDQRDAARDLANSAFDVLDAVRDGSVRDFEALEAATIDHVAQRTGVEPATVRSVAPDDALDAADFVSATLRDLAAELTEAAAEREATVAADIRERIGGAEAADGTADGDGTGGGTVADAVGAVADAAFLLSLARFAVERDLTRPTLVDDGIAVRNARSPFISGEVQPVSYAIGSHSLAGAAGVASADAPPTGDRVSVLTGANSGGKTTLLETLCAVALLASMGLPVPAEEAEVGAFDRVVFHRRHASFNAGVLESTLKSVVPPLVADGRTLMLVDEFEAITEPGRAADLLNGLVTLTVDRGALGVYVTHLAADLSPLPEPARIDGIFAEGLTSDLDLRVDYQPRFGTVGKSTPEFIVSRLVANASDRGVRAGFEHLAGAVGEEAVQRTLSDAQWSGGDD from the coding sequence ATGCGACTGGAGGACTACTGGGGGATCGGTCCGAAGACGAGCGAGCAGCTCACCGCGTCGCTCGGGACCGAACGGGCGGTCGCGGCGATCGAGTCGGCCGACGTCCGGGCCCTCGTCGACGCCGGTCTCCACCGAGGCCGGGCGACGCGCATCCTCCGACGAGCGAACGGCGAGGCCGGAATGGACGTGCTCGCGACGGGAGACGCCCGCTCCGTGTACGACGACCTCCTCACGATCGCCGCGGGACACGCGCTGACCGACCACGCCGCCGACCGGATCCGCGTTTTGACCCCGCTCGCCGATAGCGATGCCGTCGAGAGTCGCCTCGACGAGATTGTCGCGGCGCGCGACGCGTGGGCGGCGCTCGACGACGCGGAGCGCGACCGCGTCGTCACCGCGTTCGACGAGTACGACGCCGCGGAGGGGTCGGACCTAGCCGCCGTCGAGACCGCCGTCGCGTTGCAGGCGGTCGGCCTCACGGACGGTCCGTTCGAGGCCGTCGGCGAGTTGGCGGGAGCCGAACTGCGCGACGCCGCCGACGCGCTCGCGGATGTCCGCGGGGCGATCGATCCGATGCGAGCCGGCGAGGACGGCGACATCGAGGTCGCGCGCGGCGCGGACGAGGAACTGGATCGGCGACGCGACCAGCGGGACGCCGCCCGCGACCTCGCGAACTCGGCGTTCGACGTGCTCGACGCGGTGCGAGACGGCTCCGTCCGCGACTTCGAGGCGCTCGAAGCGGCGACGATAGACCACGTCGCACAGCGGACGGGCGTCGAACCGGCGACGGTGCGATCGGTCGCGCCGGACGACGCGCTCGACGCCGCCGACTTCGTCTCGGCCACGCTCAGGGACCTGGCCGCGGAACTCACGGAGGCGGCCGCGGAGCGCGAGGCGACCGTCGCCGCCGACATCCGCGAGCGGATCGGCGGGGCGGAGGCGGCGGACGGCACGGCCGACGGCGACGGGACGGGAGGCGGCACCGTCGCGGACGCGGTCGGGGCCGTGGCGGACGCCGCGTTCCTGCTCTCGCTCGCGCGGTTCGCGGTCGAGCGGGACCTGACCCGGCCCACGCTCGTCGACGACGGCATCGCGGTCCGGAACGCCCGGAGCCCGTTTATCAGCGGCGAGGTCCAGCCGGTGTCGTACGCGATCGGGTCGCACTCGCTCGCGGGAGCGGCCGGCGTGGCGAGCGCCGACGCGCCCCCGACCGGCGACCGGGTAAGCGTCCTCACGGGGGCGAACTCGGGCGGGAAGACCACGCTCTTAGAGACGCTGTGTGCCGTGGCGCTGCTGGCGTCGATGGGGCTCCCGGTGCCGGCCGAGGAGGCGGAGGTCGGCGCGTTCGACCGGGTCGTCTTCCACCGCCGACACGCCTCGTTCAACGCCGGCGTGTTGGAGTCGACGTTGAAGTCGGTCGTGCCGCCGCTCGTCGCGGACGGGCGGACGCTGATGCTCGTCGACGAGTTCGAGGCGATCACCGAGCCCGGCCGCGCCGCCGACCTGCTCAACGGGTTGGTGACTCTCACCGTCGACCGCGGGGCGCTCGGCGTGTACGTCACCCACCTCGCGGCGGACCTGAGTCCGCTACCGGAGCCAGCCCGGATCGACGGCATCTTCGCCGAGGGGCTCACGAGCGACCTCGACCTCCGCGTCGACTACCAGCCGCGCTTCGGCACGGTCGGGAAGTCGACGCCGGAGTTCATCGTCTCCCGACTGGTGGCGAACGCGAGCGACCGGGGCGTTCGGGCCGGCTTCGAACACCTCGCCGGCGCGGTCGGCGAGGAGGCGGTCCAGCGCACCCTCTCGGACGCGCAGTGGTCGGGTGGCGATGACTGA
- a CDS encoding METTL5 family protein: MASKRSLATKLGVVAGFEAPSAALEQYPTPPDLAAHVVHLADLHGDVDARTVLDLGTGTGMLALAAALRGPARVIGIELDGDALVTATENQRRVAASAPVHWLQGDATRLPLDVPDPVTVLMNPPFGAQDGHRNADREFLTTASRVATVSYSVHNGGSREFVEAFAADNGGEVTHAFAADFAIESQFDHHTDDSRDIDAEVYRIEWR, from the coding sequence ATGGCGTCGAAGCGCTCGCTCGCAACCAAACTCGGCGTCGTCGCCGGCTTCGAGGCGCCGAGCGCGGCCCTCGAACAGTACCCGACGCCGCCCGACCTGGCGGCGCACGTCGTCCACCTCGCGGACTTACACGGCGACGTCGACGCCCGCACCGTCCTCGATCTGGGCACCGGAACGGGGATGCTCGCGCTGGCGGCCGCCCTCCGCGGCCCCGCGCGCGTGATCGGTATCGAACTGGACGGAGACGCGCTCGTGACCGCGACCGAAAACCAGCGACGCGTCGCGGCGAGCGCGCCAGTCCACTGGCTGCAAGGCGACGCGACCCGCCTTCCCCTCGACGTGCCAGACCCCGTGACGGTCCTGATGAACCCGCCCTTCGGGGCCCAGGACGGACACCGGAACGCCGACAGGGAGTTCCTCACGACGGCCAGCCGCGTCGCGACCGTCTCCTACTCGGTCCACAACGGCGGGAGCCGCGAGTTCGTGGAGGCGTTCGCGGCCGACAACGGCGGCGAGGTAACCCACGCGTTCGCCGCCGACTTCGCCATCGAGTCGCAGTTCGATCACCACACCGACGACTCCCGCGACATCGACGCGGAGGTGTACCGGATCGAGTGGCGGTAA
- a CDS encoding universal stress protein, producing the protein MYSQILVPTDGSPASDAAIEHAIDLAEHYDARVHALYVVDGAAYSTLEAGSDIVVEALEAEGENATRRVAEAAANAGVDCETTVATGTAYQSIRDHVAENDIDVVVMGTHGRKGLDRYLLGSVTERVVRTSDVPVLTVRHPVDE; encoded by the coding sequence ATGTACTCTCAAATTCTCGTGCCGACCGACGGCAGTCCCGCATCAGACGCCGCCATCGAGCACGCGATCGACCTCGCGGAGCACTACGACGCGCGCGTTCACGCCCTCTACGTCGTCGACGGGGCGGCGTACTCGACGCTCGAAGCCGGCTCCGACATCGTCGTCGAAGCGCTCGAAGCGGAGGGCGAAAACGCCACGCGTCGCGTCGCCGAGGCCGCCGCGAACGCCGGCGTGGACTGCGAGACGACCGTCGCGACGGGCACCGCGTATCAGTCGATCCGCGACCACGTCGCCGAGAACGACATCGACGTGGTCGTCATGGGGACCCACGGGCGGAAGGGCCTCGACCGGTACCTCCTCGGGAGCGTGACAGAGCGGGTCGTTCGCACCTCCGACGTCCCCGTACTGACGGTTCGCCATCCGGTCGATGAGTAG
- a CDS encoding transcription initiation factor IIB family protein produces MERPSRQRQQERETERESDEETLSCPECDSTEIVTDADQELVCEDCGLVLDERNIDRGPEWRAFNHSERQSKSRVGAPITETMHDKGLTTTIDWKDKDAYGRSLSSEKRSQMHRLRKWQERIRTKDAGERNLQFALSEIDRMASALGVPRSVREVASVIYRRALNEDLIRGRSIEGVSTAALYAACRQEGIPRSLDEVADVSRVPQKEIGRTYRYISQELGLELKPVDPKQFVPRFASALQLSEEVQSKATEIIDVSAEQGLLSGKSPTGFAAAAIYAASLLCNEKKTQREVADVAQVTEVTIRNRYQEQIEAMGFR; encoded by the coding sequence ATGGAACGTCCGAGCCGCCAGCGCCAACAGGAGCGGGAGACAGAGCGAGAATCGGACGAAGAAACGCTCTCCTGCCCGGAGTGCGACTCGACCGAGATCGTCACTGACGCTGACCAAGAACTGGTGTGTGAAGACTGCGGCTTGGTGTTAGACGAGCGGAACATCGATCGCGGCCCGGAGTGGCGGGCGTTCAACCACTCGGAGCGCCAGTCGAAGTCCCGCGTCGGCGCGCCCATCACGGAGACGATGCACGACAAGGGGCTGACGACGACCATCGACTGGAAGGACAAGGACGCCTACGGTCGGTCGCTCTCCTCGGAGAAGCGGTCGCAGATGCACCGGCTACGGAAGTGGCAAGAGCGGATTCGGACGAAAGACGCCGGCGAGCGCAACCTCCAGTTCGCGCTCTCTGAGATCGACCGGATGGCCAGCGCGCTCGGCGTGCCGCGCTCGGTCCGAGAAGTCGCCTCGGTCATCTATCGACGCGCGTTGAACGAGGACCTGATCCGCGGGCGATCGATCGAGGGCGTCTCGACCGCCGCCCTCTACGCCGCCTGTCGCCAGGAGGGGATCCCCCGATCGCTCGACGAGGTCGCCGACGTGTCGCGCGTACCGCAAAAGGAGATCGGCCGGACGTATCGGTACATCTCACAGGAGCTCGGCTTGGAACTGAAGCCGGTCGACCCGAAGCAGTTCGTCCCCCGGTTCGCGTCGGCGCTCCAACTCAGCGAGGAGGTCCAGTCGAAGGCGACGGAGATCATCGACGTCTCCGCCGAACAGGGGCTGCTCTCCGGGAAGTCCCCGACCGGGTTCGCGGCGGCGGCGATCTACGCCGCCTCGCTGCTCTGTAACGAGAAGAAGACCCAACGAGAGGTCGCCGACGTGGCGCAGGTCACCGAGGTCACCATCCGCAACCGGTACCAAGAGCAGATCGAAGCGATGGGCTTCCGCTGA